One Spodoptera frugiperda isolate SF20-4 chromosome 10, AGI-APGP_CSIRO_Sfru_2.0, whole genome shotgun sequence genomic region harbors:
- the LOC118277344 gene encoding death-associated protein 1, with product MSSTEETSQLKAGHPPAVKAGGMRITQHKSPHSKDSSKEPANEDLTGLSGPSPVPSNPVSISGAPNRGNADFTPEAAQVAHSPKPPVHVNFKPQTNIQQPRK from the exons ATGTCGTCCACTGAAGAAACTTCCCAACTTAAGGCTGGCCATCCCCCGGCAG TCAAAGCCGGAGGCATGAGAATTACCCAGCACAAGAGTCCACATAGCAAGGACAGCAGCAAGGAGCCAGCCAACGAGGACCTGACCGGTCTATCCGGCCCTTCACCCGTGCCTTCTAACCCAGTCTCCATCTCCGGAGCACCGAATAGAGGTAATGCGGACTTCACACCAGAAGCCGCACAAGTGGCTCACAGTCCTAAGCCACCAGTGCACGTCAATTTTAAACCGCAAACAAATATCCAACAGCCCCGAAAATAG